ATGAGACACTCTTCGCCCTGGACGGTTGAGGTAATCAGGGCTTGGGACAGGGCCAAGCGGACCGCCAGCATCAGCTGCACATAGGTGCCACCGGATATTTCACTCAGGCTGACGAAGTCGCCCTTTTCCTGGGACAGGGCCTGGAGGTCTAAGTCTTCACCGATTCGGACATTGACATAGCGCTGCTCGGTCAGCAGCGGCACGATCCGGCCGGCCACCTTTTGCAGCTCAAGATTGAAGCTGCCGAGCAAACGGGGATGGGTGCTGTCGAGCAACTGCTGGGCGGCTCGACGTACGGCGATATGTTCCAGCCGGTCACTGCGTTGGTGTTCCAGGTCGCTGATATGTTGCTTGAGCTGTTTGGCTGTATCCAGACGATTTTGCTCATGATTTATATCCCGGCCCAACTGTTCAAGGTCTTTCTGACAGGTGTCGATGTGCGCGGTCTGGTGTGTGACCTCAGCCTTCAGCCGGTCTTGGATTTGATACATGCTTTGTTCGTTCTCGGCCNNNNNNNNNNNNNCCCTCTCGGGTCATAAGAGACTCTCCCCGTCCCTCGACAAAACCGGCCACCGAGGCCGACAGCCGCTCATCGGCGACGGTCTGCAAAACCGCCACCTGCTCAGCCACGGGTAGCTGTTCAGCCTGCTCAAGTGTTTGCAGTTCCCCCCGGATCGCCTCAGCCTGGATATCGAGCCGGGTGAGTTCCTGTCGGCAGCACACCACATCGGCCGCCCGTAAGGTCGCCAGCACCAGGAAGACAAAGGCGAACGTACCGGTGCCAAGTGCGTAGACGGCCTGGCTCACAAACGGGATGCCGGATGTGGCCACCAGACCCAGTACGCCCAGTCCGATCATCAGCAAGCGTCGTTGGCGAGCGGTAGAGAGTTCGTCGCTCAGAGCCGTCCGACGCTGGGCCAGAGGTTGGAGGTCGGAGTTGGCCTGGGCCGGACGGTCGCCCTCGCCCACCAACCAGGACTGACTCTCACGCCGGGCCGAGAGGTGTTGACGGACCGGCTCAAAAGCTTCCAGTTGGTTCTCAAGCTCGCTCAGCCACGAGTTGAGTCCGGCACCGGCTGCCGCATCTCCCCCGGCGGCCTGATACGCTTCGGCCAGCTGTTGGCTGGCCGCGCTCAAACCTCGGGCCGTATCGTACCACTCGTCCAGCGATTTGGCCGGGGCGGTTTCGGCCAGTTGCTCAACCTGTCCGACGACCCGCTCGACAGCGGTTTGCAGTCCGTTTGCAGCGCTTGTCGTACGCTCCCGCTCGGCCTCGGCCTGCTTCAAGGCGTCCAGCCGGGACTGGTGTTCGGCCTGGAGCTGGACCAGGGCTGCGGGTTGGATATTCAGGTCGGCCAGCTGTTGCTGAACCGCGTTGATTTTCGATTCGATTGGAATGAGGGCGTCCTGAGCCGTCCGCATCTCGGACTCACACTCGGCGGAGATGTTGTTGAGGGTCTGGATGCCGGACAGCACTCTGACCGTCTGTTTCAACACCTCGGGAGCGATCACATTCCGCTGGGCCAGATAGAAGGAATCGACAAAACGCTGGTAGGTGAAGCCGCCCAGCTGGACGATCATCTCATTCACCGCCTCCAGACCGCGTGCCAGGGGGATGGACGATCCGGTCTGGGCGAGTTGGGCGGTACAGGTACCATCGCCATCAAACTGGCGGCTGACCGTATACGTGTTGCCGTCCCGGACCCTGAAATCGACCCACAGAGCGCCCGAAAACTGCCCCCATTTGATGATCTTGGTCAGCTGGCTGGCCTCGACCGTCGAGGTCCGGCCGAAAAGCGCCAGGCAGACGATCTCAACGATTGAGGTTTTGCCGGATTCGTTCGGCCCGCTGATACCGATGAGGCCGACCGAGGGCAGCTCGGACAGGTGCAGCTTGGCGTAGCGCAGGATATTCTCGGCCCGGATCTGGGTGATAATCATCGCGCATCCCTCGACTCACGGTGCTTGAGTTTGCGCAGGACGAGGTCGTGCGCCTGCTGGTACAGGGCTTCGTCAAAGTCGGGCTCAAGGCTGCGCCGGCGTTCTATTTCGGCTGTACTCTGGCGGGTAAACTCGTGGGCTAAATCGCTGAGGTCGAA
The genomic region above belongs to Desulfurellaceae bacterium and contains:
- a CDS encoding AAA family ATPase; amino-acid sequence: MIITQIRAENILRYAKLHLSELPSVGLIGISGPNESGKTSIVEIVCLALFGRTSTVEASQLTKIIKWGQFSGALWVDFRVRDGNTYTVSRQFDGDGTCTAQLAQTGSSIPLARGLEAVNEMIVQLGGFTYQRFVDSFYLAQRNVIAPEVLKQTVRVLSGIQTLNNISAECESEMRTAQDALIPIESKINAVQQQLADLNIQPAALVQLQAEHQSRLDALKQAEAERERTTSAANGLQTAVERVVGQVEQLAETAPAKSLDEWYDTARGLSAASQQLAEAYQAAGGDAAAGAGLNSWLSELENQLEAFEPVRQHLSARRESQSWLVGEGDRPAQANSDLQPLAQRRTALSDELSTARQRRLLMIGLGVLGLVATSGIPFVSQAVYALGTGTFAFVFLVLATLRAADVVCCRQELTRLDIQAEAIRGELQTLEQAEQLPVAEQVAVLQTVADERLSASVAGFVEGRGESLMTREG